One Bos taurus isolate L1 Dominette 01449 registration number 42190680 breed Hereford chromosome 16, ARS-UCD2.0, whole genome shotgun sequence DNA window includes the following coding sequences:
- the LOC101902123 gene encoding trithorax group protein osa gives MRSGPGSARSCLGRVYSLVGPRLAPPPPPPAGPEGGGGRPRGQARLAPPLPGPGAGARGEQRELLCPARARSRPARPSSSGARSRRAFRVSRCSCGNCRLFIPSGEKEGRWGGGPGRLRSGEGRHHLWAWRGERPQVLGRLPLGGFTQSKIFTAPHAHVSPAFPSPPPESWREAREGELGPPQPHSLFAPDSRCPEPLASWGHSIQLRGAWRPRSELEENSRTRKWRL, from the exons ATGCGGA GCGGGCCCGGCTCCGCCCGCTCCTGCCTGGGGAGGGTATACAGCCTAGTGGGGCCGCGTCTCgcccctccacccccgcccccagccgggccggagggagggggagggaggccgCGCGGACAGGCCCGTCTCGCGCCGCCCCTGCCCGGGCCCGGCGCCGGAGCGCGGGGGGAGCAGCGCGAGCTGCTGTGTCCCGCCCGGGCCCGCTCCCGGCCCGCGCGGCCCTCCTCCTCCGGGGCTCGCTCCCGGCGCGCGTTTCGCGTCTCTCGCTGCAGCTGCGGGAACTGCAGGCTGTTTATTCCGAGTGGGGAAAaggagggaaggtggggaggaggcCCGGGCCGGTTAAGGAGCGGGGAAGGGAGGCATCACCTGTGGGCCTGGCGCGGGGAGAGGCCCCAGGTTCTTGGCCGTCTTCCCCTAGGGGGTTTTACTCAAAGTAAAATTTTCACGGCTCCCCATGCCCACGTTTCTCCCGCGTTTCCATCCCCTCCTCCGGAGAGCTGGAGGGAGGCCCGAGAAGGAGAGCTCGGACCGCCTCAGCCCCACAGCTTGTTTGCCCCGGACTCGCGGTGCCCGGAGCCCCTCGCTAGCTGGGGCCACTCCATCCAATTGCGTGGAGCTTGGAG ACCACGTAGTGAGctggaagagaattccagaaccaGGAAGTGGAGGCTTTGA